Within Stella humosa, the genomic segment CGTCGGCCAGGATCTTCTCGACCAGCAGCCAGGCCGGCCGGCCGGGCGCGGCCTCGGCCATGGCCGCCCGCAATCGCCGGCAATAGCCCTCGGGATCGGCCAGGCCGTCGACATGATCGACGCGCAGGCCGTCGAGCAGTCCTTCTCCCCACAGACGCAAGATGGTGGCGTGGGTCGCGTCGAATACGGCCGGATCCTCGATCCGGACGCTCACCAGTTCGCCGACGTCGAAAAAGCGTCGCCAGTTGATGGCATCGCCGGCCGAGCGCCACCAGGCCAGGCGATAGTTCTGGCGTTCCAGCACCCCGTGCAGGCGGCGGCGGCCGTCCGGCGTCGCCGGATCGAACGCGGCCAGACCGTCGGCCGCGACCTGGCGGTGGCCGGCGGGGGAGAGCGGGAAGACGGTATCGTGGTGGCGAATCCCATGGCCGAAGACCGGCTCCTGCTCCAGCGTCAGGGCGCCCGCCGCCAGCGCCTCGCCATAGGGCCGGTCGAGGAACGGGCATAGCACCCGCCCGGCCAATGCCGGGTCTTCCGAATGCCAGTCGATGTCGAAGGCAGCGGCCCAGCGGCTGGTCGGGCCATGGGCCAGCACGTCCTGCCACCACGCATTCTCCGGCCCGACCGCCATGTGGTTCGGCACGATGTCGAGAAGGATGCCGAGACCGGCGGAACGGGCGGTCGCAACCAGGGCCCGGAACCCATCCTCGCCGCCGAGCTCCGGGTTCACGCGCGTCGGATCGATCACGTCGTAGCCGTGCGGCGAGCCGCGCCGGGCCGCCAGGATCGGCGACAGGTAGAGATGGCTGATGCCGAGCCGGGCCAGGTACGGCACCACGCCGGCGGCATCGGCGAAGCCGAAGCCGGCATGGAGTTGCAGGCGATAGGTGGCGCGCAGGTTGGTCGGGATCATGGCCGCGCCCGGATGCGTGCGACCGCCTCCAGCCTTTCGGCGACGGCAGGCGCGTCCAGCACGCGATCGGCCGGGGCGGGCAGGCGGCGGCGCCAGTTCGGGTGTTCGTCGATGGTGCCGGGCAGGTTCGGCTGGTCGGGCAGGGCCAGCGCGTCCTCCACCGGCAGCAGCATCAGGTTCGAGCGGGTGCCGGCGACATGTCGGACGGCGGCATCGACCACGGGCTCCGCCGTGTCCGGCGGCGCCCCGCCGGCGGCGCCGGAATCCACGAAGGCCTGCCACAGGCGGGTGCGGTCATGGTCGCGCTCCGCCACTTCGGCCGGATCGCCGGCATCGAGGCCGGCCACGCCCGCGCGCAGACGGATATCCTCGCCCTGCCACCAGCCGCGGACGCTGGGCAGGTCGTGGGTCGTCGTCATGGATGCGGCCTCGCTGGTCCATTGGCCGGGCGGCAGGAAGCCGTCGCCCTGGCGCTCGAACCACAGCACCCGCATGCCGTACACGCCGCGCCGGTCGAGGGCCCGGCGGAAGCCGGGTTCGACCGTGCCCAGGTCCTCGCCGATAACCAGCGCGCGGTGGCGGTGCGATTCGAGGGCCACCAGGCGCAGCAGGTCGTCGACGGGATAGGTGATGTAGGCGCCCTCGACCGCACCGGCGCCGTCGGGCACCACCCACAGCCGCGCCAGCCCCATGACATGGTCGATGCGCACGCCGCCCGAATCCTGCATGGCCGCGCGCAGCGTGGCGATGAACGGGGCAAAGCCCCCGGTGACCAGTGCCGGCGGGGCGAAGGTGGTCAGGCCCCAGTTCTGGCCGTGGCCATTGATCAGGTCCGGCGGGGCGCCGACCGCCAGGCCGGTCATCACGTCGCCCGGCCGGCTCCAGGCATGGCTGCCGGCGCCGTCCATGCCGACCGCCATGTCGGCCACGAGGCCGATCCGCATGCCGGCCGCCAGCGCGCGCTGCTGGGCCGCGGCATGCGAGCGCTGGGCGATCCATTGCAGAAAGGCATGGAAGGTGACTTCGCGGGCATGCTCGTCGGCGAATGCCGCCACGCCCGGCCCCGCGGCATCGCACAGCGCCGTCGGCCAGTCCTGCCAGCGCCAGGCGCCACCGCCCGCGACCTGCTGCCGGTGGATCGCCTCGAACCGCGCATGGTCCTCCAGCGACGGGCCGGCCGCCCGGCGAAAGGCCACGAAGTCGTCGGGCAGTTCGGGCAGGCCGTCGAACAGGGCTCGCAGCATGCGGAACTTGGCGACACCGGCTGCCGGCCAGTCGATCAGCGGCAAGCCCTCCAGCGCGATCTGCTCGCCCCCCGCGGCGGCAACCGCCGCCGCGACCCGGTCAACTCCCAGCACCATGGCCGGGTCGCCGTGCAGGACATTGAGGAAAAGGCGACTGGATGGGCTGTAGGGCCCGAAGCGGGTGGGCTCGGCCGCGAACAGCGCATGACAGGGGCTGAGCGCCAGCGCGTCGGCGCCGTGCCGGGCGGCGGCCTCCGCCAGCAGCGCCACGCCGCCCATGTCGCCGATCCCGCCATCGCCGTCGCGGCGGATCGCATAGGTCTGCGCCGTCAGGCCCCAGGCCCGGCCTTGCGGCGCGAGGTCTTCGACGCCGAGGCAGCGCGCCGGTGCCACCGCCAGCACGGTTTCGCGCCCGTCGCGGACCAGCCGGTGGTACCCCGTCTCGGCGATGGCGGGAACGAAGGTGCGCCCGTCGTCGCCCTGGCCCAGCGTCACGTCCTGCCGCCGTCCGTCTTCCAGCGTCAGTTCGGCGCGAGTGCCGGCCGTGTCGCCCGGCGGCAGCGTCAAGGGCTGGCCGAGATCGCCGGTGACCAGCGGTTGCGCGGTGCGGCCCGGCGCGTGGTCGCCCAGGTGATGCAGCGACTGCGCGATCTGGGCCGGACTGTCCGCCGGCAGGCTCATGGCGTCCAGGATACGGCGCAGGATGTCGGGCGCCACGGAACGGCGCTCGGCGCGGTAGTCGACCCATTCGGGATGGATGCCGGCCTGCCGGGCCAGGTCGCGCAAGGCCGCGTCGGTCATTGCACCCCGTCGAGGAAGGCCAGGGTGGTGCATGGGTCCAGCCGGCCGGCGGCGGTCGCGGCCAGAAGCGGCCGGCCGCGGAGCGGCGCGATCTCGACCGCGCTCGGGCCCAGGTTGGTGGCCAGCGTCAGGACGGCACCGTCGCCCATGCGCCAGCGTGCCACGACCGCGGCATGGCCGACCGCATCGGCGTCCAGCGCGCGCGCGCGTTCCAGGCGCGGGACGATCTCGGCCTGCCGCAGGGCCAGCAGGCGGCGATAGAGCTGCCGCCGTGCCGGTCCGCGTTCGGGATCGGGCTGCGGGATCGACGCCCGGAACGTCGCCTCGGCATTGGGGTCGGGGATGCGCTGGCGCTGGGCCGGGTCGGCGAAGGCGGGAAAGCGCGCGAACTCCCGCCGCCGGCCCTCGCGCACCGCCTCGTCGAGCGGTGCGCGATGGTCGGTGAAGTACAGAAAGGGGGTGGTGCTGGCATCCTCTTCGCCCATGAACAGCATGGGGATCTGGGGGGCCAGCAATTGCAGGGCGATGGCCGCCTCCAGCGCCTCCGGGCGGGCGAGGCTGGTCAGCCGGTCGCCGAAGGCCCGGTTGCCGGTCTGGTCGTGGTTCTGCAGGAACAGCACGAAGGCAGTCGGGCCCAGGTCGGCGCTGACGCTGCCGCGCCGCCGGCCGTCGCGATAGGCCGACGGCTCGCCCTGGTAGGCGAAGCCCTCGCGCAGGCAGCGCGCCAGGCGACGGGCGCCGTCGTCGGCATAGTCGGAATAGTAGCCTTGGTCCTCGCCCGTCAGCATGGCATGGAGGACATGGTGGGCATCGTCGTTCCACTGCGCGTCGAAGCCGTGCGACAGGTGGCTCGCCTCGTTCTCGTCGTGCTCCAGCACGAGGTGGACGTGGCGGCCGGGCTCGACGGCGCGGCGCACGGCCGCCGCCGTTTCATCCAGCCAGCCGGGCTCCCCGATTGCCTGGGCGGCATCGAAGCGCAGCCCGTCGAAGCGATACTCCATCAGCCAGTAGATGGCGTTCTCGGTGAAGAAGCGGCGCACAGCCGGCTGCTGGAAGTCCAGCGCCTGGCCCCAGGCGGTGGACCCATCGGCATGGAAGAAGGGTGGGGCGTACTGGCCGAGGAAATTCCCGTCGGGCCCGAAATGGTTGTAGACGACATCCAGCAGCACCATCAGGCCCAGCCCGTGGGCGGCGTCGATCAACGCCTTCAATTCGTCCGGCGTGCCATAGGCGGCATCGGGCGCATAGGGCAGCACCCCGTCATAGCCCCAGTTGCGGGTGCCCGGGAAATCGTTCACCGGCATCAGCTCGATCGCGGTGATGCCAAGTTCGGCCAGGCCGGGCAGCATGGCGGCCACGCCGGCAAAGCCGCCGCAGGCGCCGACATGCAGCTCGTAGACCACGGCCTCGTGCCAGGGCCGGCCGGTCCAGCCGTCGTGCCGCCAGGGATAGGCGGCAGGGTCCACGACCTGGCTGGCGCCGAACACGTCGTCGGGCTGGAAGCGGGACGCGGGGTCGGGTACGTCGGCGCCGTCGGCCAGAAGATAGCGGTAGCGGGCACCGGCGCCGCACGGTGCCTCGACCGAGAACCACCCATCGGGCTCGGGCGTCATGGCCAAGGCCGGCTGTCCTTCGACGACCACCGACACGGCCTCCTGCGCCGGCGCCCACAGCCGGAACTGCGTGCGCTCGGCGTCGAGCGGCCGGGCGCCGAACGAGAGCGCGCTGGCGAAGCGGCCGTTCACGACACGGCCAGGACGAGGACCACGGCGTGGGCCGCCACCGGCACGTCGCCGCCATCGACGATGGGTTCGCCAAGTTCGGCGCTTGCGGTATCGACCAGCACGGTCGAGGGCAGCTCGGGGTCGGGCAGGTGGAAGGTGCGGTCCTCGCCCGAGGGGTTGAGGAGGAGGGTCAGCACCTCCACGCGGCCGTCGTCGCGCGTGCCGGCGCGGCGCAGGACGAGGGCGCGGGCCTCCGGATCGTTCCAGGATTCCTCGGTGATGGTCTGGCCTTGCTCGTCGAACCAGGCAATGTCGAGCACGCCCGGCATCGGCTCTTCGCGGCCATGCAGGAAATGCCGGCAGCGCAGCACCGGGTGGGCGTGGCGCAGGTGCGCCAGGCGGCCGACGAAGTCCGTCAGCGCCTGGTTGTCCGGCGCCTCGGCTGCGGCCCAATCGATCCAGGACACCTCGTTGTCCTGGCAGTAGGCGTTGTTGTTGCCGCCCTGGGTGCGACCCAATTCGTCGCCCGCCAGCAGCATCGGCGTGCCCTGGGCCAGCAGCACGGTCGCCAGCAGGGACCGCCGCACGCGCGCCCGCGTCTCGATGATCGCCGGGTCGTCGGTCGGCCCCTCGGCACCCCAGTTGGCCGAGCAGTTCTCGCCATGGCCGTCGCGATTGTCCTCGCCGTTGGCGACGTTGTGGCGCTCGGCATAGTCCGTGATGTCGGCCAGCGAGAACCCGTCATGGGAGGCGGCATAGTTGATCGACGCCCAGGGCCGCCGGCCGTGATGGTCGAAGATGTCGCCCGACCCGGCCAAGCGTGCCGCCATGTCCGGCCGCTGGGCGGAATCGCCGCGCCAGAAGCGGCGGACGCCGTCGCGGAAACGGTCGTTCCATTCCGCGAAGCCGACCGGGTGGCCGCCCAGTTGGTAGCCGCCCGGACCGATGTCCCATGGCTCGGAGATCAGCTTCACCCGCGCCAGAACCGGGTCCTGGCGAAGTGCGTCGAAGAAGCCGGATCCGGGATCGAAGCCGTGGCTTTCCCGTCCGAGCGTCACCCCCAGGTCGAAGCGGAAGCCGTCGACATGATAGGACGTGACCCAGTGGCGCAGGGAATCCATGACCATCTGCAGCACGCGTGGATGGGTCATGTTCACCGTATTGCCGGTGCCGGTGTCGTTGATGCAGTGGCGCGGGTTGTCGGGCAGAAGCCGGTAGTAGCTGGCATTGTCGAGGCCGCGGAACGACAGGGTCGGCCCCAACTCGCTGCCCTCGGCAGTGTGGTTGTAGACGACGTCGAGGATGACCTCGATGCCGGCCGCGTGCAGCCGGCGCACCGCGAAGCGCATCTCGTCGTTGGCGCCCGACGACAGGTAGCCCGTCTCGGGCGCGAAGAATCCCAGCGTGTTGTAGCCCCAGTAGTTGCGCAGGCCCTTCTCCAGCAGGTGGCGGTCCTGGACGAAAGCATGCACGGGCAACAGCTCGACCGCCGTCACGCCGATGCGGCGCAGATGGTCGATCATCGGCTGGCTCGCCAGGGCGGCGAAGGTGCCGCGCTGGTTGGACGGCACGTCCTGGCGCAGCCGGGTCAGGCCGCGGACATGGCCCTCGTAGATGACGGTGTCGGACCAGGGCACGTTGGGCGGCCGGTCGTCGCCCCAGTTGAAGGCGTCGTCGTCGACCACGGCCTTGGGCATGGCGGCGGCGCTGTCGCGCCGGTCATAGGTCAGGTCCAGGCGCGAGGATCCCAGCCGGTAGCCGTAGAGCGCGTCGGTCCAGCGCACGTCGCCGTGGATGCGCCGGGCATAGGGGTCGAGCAGCAGCTTGTGGTGGTTGAACCGATGGCCGCGCGTGGGCTCGTACGGGCCGTAGGCGCGAAAGCCGTAGAGCTGGCCGCCGCGGCATCCCGGCAGGTAGCCGTGCCAGACCTGGTCGGTGCATTCCGGCAGGGTCATGCGCGCGATCTCGCGCCGTCCCGTCGCCTCGAACAGGCAAAGATCCATGCGCTCGGCATGGGCCGAGAAGACCGCGAAGTTTACGCCGAGGCCATCCCAGGTGGCGCCGAGCGGATAGGGGGTGCCCGGCTGGAGCCGGCTTGTCGGTTCGGCCAAGTCGCTTACGCCCCCTCGGGTTGCAGGTAGAGCACGGCCAGGGGAGGCAGCGTCAGTTCGAGCGACTGCGCATGACCGTGCGATGGAATGTCTACGCAATCGGCAGCGCCATGGTTCCCCATGCCCGACCCGCCATAGATGCCGGCATCGCTGTTCAGCACCTCGCGCCAGCGCCCGCCCAGGGGCACGCCGATGCGGTATCCGGCGCGCGGCAGCGGCGTCATGTTGGCGACGACCAGGACGGGAAGCCCGTCGCCATCGCCGCGGCGCAGGAAGGCGAAGACCGCGTTCTCGGCATCGTCGCCGACCACCCAGTCGAAGCCCGCCGGCTCGCTGTCCCGGGCATGCAGCGCCGGATGGTCGCGATAGAGCCGGTTCAGGTCGCCCAGCAGCCGCTGCACGCCGCCATGCAGCGGGTCGCCGGCCAACGCGCGGTCGAGCGCGCCGTCATGGTTCCATTCGCGCTCCTGCGCGAACTCCGCCCCCATGAACACCAGCTTCTTGCCCGGATGCGCCCACATGAAGGCGTAGTAGGCCCGCAGGTTGGCGAAGCGCCGCCAGCGGTCGCCCGGCATGCGGCCGATCAGCGACCCCTTGCCGTGCACGACCTCGTCATGGGACAGCGGCAGCAGGAATCGCTCGGAGAAGGCATAGACCATCCCGAACGTCATTTCGTGGTGGTGGTGGCGGCGATGGATCGGGTCGCGCGCCATGTAGTGGAGCGTGTCGTGCATCCACCCCATGTTCCACTTGTAGTCGAAGCCGAGGCCGCCTTCGCCGATCGGCCGGGTCACGCCGGGCCAGGCGGTCGATTCCTCGGCGATCATCATCGCCCCGGGGCAGCGCTCGCCGACCACCGCGTTCAGGTGGCGCAGGAAGCCGATCGCCTCCAGGTTCTCGCGCCCGCCATGGACGTTGGGCACCCACTGGTCGGCCGCCCGGCTGTAGTCGCGATAGAGCATAGAGGCGACGGCATCGACCCGTAGCCCGTCCAGGTGGAACCGCTCCAGCCAGTGGATGGCGCTGGCGATCAGGAAGCCCTGCACCTCGTTGCGCCCGAAATTGTAGATCAGCGTGTTCCAGTCCTGGTGAAAGCCCTCGCGCGGGTCGGCATGCTCGTAGAGCGCGGTGCCGTCGAAGCGCGCCAACCCGTGCGGGTCGGTCGGGAAGTGGGCCGGCACCCAGTCGACGATGACGCCGACGCCGGCGGCGTGACAGGCGTCGACGAAGGCCGCGAAATCCTCGGGCGGACCGAGCCGTGCGGTCGGCGCGAAGAGGCCAAGCGGCTGGTAGCCCCAGGAGCCGCCGAAGGGATGCTCGGCCACCGGCAGCAACTCGATGTGGGTGAAGCCCAGCCCCTGCACATGCGGGATCAGGTGCCGCGCCAGGCTGTTCCATGACACGTCGTCGGTAAGGCCGTGCAGCCAGGACTGGGCGTGCAGC encodes:
- the glgB gene encoding 1,4-alpha-glucan branching protein GlgB; the protein is MDPAAARALADAAPIDAFATLGPHAGQVRVFLPGAVRVEALTADGGSVGLSPGAPDGLFIGPVDGPYRLRIYWPGAVQETEDPYAFGLLLGDLDLHLIGEGRHFALGDCLGSHAMTIDGVPGVRFAVWAPNARRVAVVGDFNSWDDRRHPMRLRHGSGVWELFIPRLAAGERYKYAILGADGGRLPLKADPVATRTEMPPSTASVVPDGFGHDWQDDAWMTGRAARHRPDAAISIYELHAQSWLHGLTDDVSWNSLARHLIPHVQGLGFTHIELLPVAEHPFGGSWGYQPLGLFAPTARLGPPEDFAAFVDACHAAGVGVIVDWVPAHFPTDPHGLARFDGTALYEHADPREGFHQDWNTLIYNFGRNEVQGFLIASAIHWLERFHLDGLRVDAVASMLYRDYSRAADQWVPNVHGGRENLEAIGFLRHLNAVVGERCPGAMMIAEESTAWPGVTRPIGEGGLGFDYKWNMGWMHDTLHYMARDPIHRRHHHHEMTFGMVYAFSERFLLPLSHDEVVHGKGSLIGRMPGDRWRRFANLRAYYAFMWAHPGKKLVFMGAEFAQEREWNHDGALDRALAGDPLHGGVQRLLGDLNRLYRDHPALHARDSEPAGFDWVVGDDAENAVFAFLRRGDGDGLPVLVVANMTPLPRAGYRIGVPLGGRWREVLNSDAGIYGGSGMGNHGAADCVDIPSHGHAQSLELTLPPLAVLYLQPEGA
- the glgX gene encoding glycogen debranching protein GlgX, which translates into the protein MAEPTSRLQPGTPYPLGATWDGLGVNFAVFSAHAERMDLCLFEATGRREIARMTLPECTDQVWHGYLPGCRGGQLYGFRAYGPYEPTRGHRFNHHKLLLDPYARRIHGDVRWTDALYGYRLGSSRLDLTYDRRDSAAAMPKAVVDDDAFNWGDDRPPNVPWSDTVIYEGHVRGLTRLRQDVPSNQRGTFAALASQPMIDHLRRIGVTAVELLPVHAFVQDRHLLEKGLRNYWGYNTLGFFAPETGYLSSGANDEMRFAVRRLHAAGIEVILDVVYNHTAEGSELGPTLSFRGLDNASYYRLLPDNPRHCINDTGTGNTVNMTHPRVLQMVMDSLRHWVTSYHVDGFRFDLGVTLGRESHGFDPGSGFFDALRQDPVLARVKLISEPWDIGPGGYQLGGHPVGFAEWNDRFRDGVRRFWRGDSAQRPDMAARLAGSGDIFDHHGRRPWASINYAASHDGFSLADITDYAERHNVANGEDNRDGHGENCSANWGAEGPTDDPAIIETRARVRRSLLATVLLAQGTPMLLAGDELGRTQGGNNNAYCQDNEVSWIDWAAAEAPDNQALTDFVGRLAHLRHAHPVLRCRHFLHGREEPMPGVLDIAWFDEQGQTITEESWNDPEARALVLRRAGTRDDGRVEVLTLLLNPSGEDRTFHLPDPELPSTVLVDTASAELGEPIVDGGDVPVAAHAVVLVLAVS
- the treZ gene encoding malto-oligosyltrehalose trehalohydrolase, whose protein sequence is MNGRFASALSFGARPLDAERTQFRLWAPAQEAVSVVVEGQPALAMTPEPDGWFSVEAPCGAGARYRYLLADGADVPDPASRFQPDDVFGASQVVDPAAYPWRHDGWTGRPWHEAVVYELHVGACGGFAGVAAMLPGLAELGITAIELMPVNDFPGTRNWGYDGVLPYAPDAAYGTPDELKALIDAAHGLGLMVLLDVVYNHFGPDGNFLGQYAPPFFHADGSTAWGQALDFQQPAVRRFFTENAIYWLMEYRFDGLRFDAAQAIGEPGWLDETAAAVRRAVEPGRHVHLVLEHDENEASHLSHGFDAQWNDDAHHVLHAMLTGEDQGYYSDYADDGARRLARCLREGFAYQGEPSAYRDGRRRGSVSADLGPTAFVLFLQNHDQTGNRAFGDRLTSLARPEALEAAIALQLLAPQIPMLFMGEEDASTTPFLYFTDHRAPLDEAVREGRRREFARFPAFADPAQRQRIPDPNAEATFRASIPQPDPERGPARRQLYRRLLALRQAEIVPRLERARALDADAVGHAAVVARWRMGDGAVLTLATNLGPSAVEIAPLRGRPLLAATAAGRLDPCTTLAFLDGVQ
- the malQ gene encoding 4-alpha-glucanotransferase; the encoded protein is MTDAALRDLARQAGIHPEWVDYRAERRSVAPDILRRILDAMSLPADSPAQIAQSLHHLGDHAPGRTAQPLVTGDLGQPLTLPPGDTAGTRAELTLEDGRRQDVTLGQGDDGRTFVPAIAETGYHRLVRDGRETVLAVAPARCLGVEDLAPQGRAWGLTAQTYAIRRDGDGGIGDMGGVALLAEAAARHGADALALSPCHALFAAEPTRFGPYSPSSRLFLNVLHGDPAMVLGVDRVAAAVAAAGGEQIALEGLPLIDWPAAGVAKFRMLRALFDGLPELPDDFVAFRRAAGPSLEDHARFEAIHRQQVAGGGAWRWQDWPTALCDAAGPGVAAFADEHAREVTFHAFLQWIAQRSHAAAQQRALAAGMRIGLVADMAVGMDGAGSHAWSRPGDVMTGLAVGAPPDLINGHGQNWGLTTFAPPALVTGGFAPFIATLRAAMQDSGGVRIDHVMGLARLWVVPDGAGAVEGAYITYPVDDLLRLVALESHRHRALVIGEDLGTVEPGFRRALDRRGVYGMRVLWFERQGDGFLPPGQWTSEAASMTTTHDLPSVRGWWQGEDIRLRAGVAGLDAGDPAEVAERDHDRTRLWQAFVDSGAAGGAPPDTAEPVVDAAVRHVAGTRSNLMLLPVEDALALPDQPNLPGTIDEHPNWRRRLPAPADRVLDAPAVAERLEAVARIRARP